Part of the Onthophagus taurus isolate NC chromosome 11, IU_Otau_3.0, whole genome shotgun sequence genome is shown below.
ATTATAAGGGATTTTTCTCTATTGTATTACTAGCCTTAACTGATGCTaactataaatttataatggTTGATATTGGTGCCTATGGAAAAGATAACGACGCTGGAGTTTTTCACGCGTGTACTTTACGACAAGCAATagaacataaaaaattacaaataccGGAACCCGACTTTTTACCAAATACCCTCATTAAAGCGCCTTTTGTGTTTGTGGGTGATGCTGCATTCCCATTAAAAACATACCTTCTGAAGCCTTATGCACAAAAAAATGTCAGCGAGGGAGATATTAAAGAGCGGTTCAACTATAGATTGTCTCGAGCGAGGATGGTCGTTGAGTGTTCTTTTGGTTCAATAACGTCAAGATTTGGATTACTTAATAGGCCAATTGAGACAGATATTGAAAATACAATTAACACTATAAAAGCTATAACTCTACTTCACAATATAATACGTGATCTTGAGAGTAATTGCGAAAATTTGACGTCAACTTCGTCACCTCATCTTCAACCATCAAGAAGATATAATGCCTCAAGTCACATACAAGAGAGACATTCgcgaaatattttaatgaacattGAAGGTttcatattattaaattatttcgatgtctctataaaatatattttatcttCCAATATCAAGTATCCATTCGCTTCTTTAGGGTATTCTGCCAATATATTACtatattaaatactaaacttgataataatttaaataaaacttacctGTGCATTCTAATGCTTCGGCAACATTCTTCCAACttctttgtattaataaacgattcctataatgtttatgttttttgtCCCACAACAATCTTTGCTCACGCACTGCGGCGATCAACGCTTCTGAATCAACCATTACGTAGTTCGTGGTGTCGCATCTGATCGCCCTCAAAACAAGTCTGCGTTACGTCGCGTCTCGCCGCTGACTGTCATATAGGCCGCAAGTAGGGTATGCCGTTGAGTTGATCGCGTTCGTCGCTCACGCAGGACACCACGTAAACACaagcgttcagattatacagggtgtgctcgtgaattatttccaacagtgtattatCTTCGTCTTCTAACATGCACAATTTcagtttaaataaacattaataatgaaaCTACTAAGTCTAATATGAATGTATAATACGGTCATAATTTTCAACTACTATGCACCATGGGAAAGCATTGACCATAATTAATACttctaattttttctaataactaTGAAGTGTCGAATAGAGATAATgcatataaattattgaattacaatacttattaattaattaattacatgtttttctttttgtttcagcTTGTGTGCGAATTGCATGAATTTAACCCTGCGTGTGTACACTACATTTTTCGAGACACGGTGTGTACACTGGGTCTTTTAGAGAACTGTCGTGTTTTCTGAGATTTCTAGGTTTAcaaaaatctgaaaaaattCAGAGTTACTCTTGGAAAGATATATCACAAGACATGATAGTTTCCAAActcgaaattttaaatgtattgctaataaaaattgaagtaCAGTCAAAACTACAACAAAACACACGTGttgttcaaaaattcgtaattctataataaatatatataaatataaaaactacGCTAAGGGTTTGTAGCTTAGACTATGACTTTTGAAATGAATATAGTGTCATTGATGTCGACTCCgaaaagtttaattatttcgGCACTTGAATGTAGGAgacattttattgatttagacAGGTAATAAGAATTTGGAAAGATAATTATTTGCTACTAAATaagtgtttattataaaaaaatacaaacgatATAATGATATatgtaaactaaaaaaaaagaagatattTGTTATGCACAATTGTGGCAAAAGTGAGTTCGGTGATCGTCGCACACAGGTGATCCACACGACGCACAACTgtacaaagtttttttgttgtcTCTCCAACTACAAACAGAACACCGTTTTCGTTTTTGTAATCTACCAGTTTCGTTAGAACGATGTTCGTTTACTTCAAGAACTTCACTAACTAAGGTTCTGACGCTTCTGCGTAAGGTGGATTTTCGTAGCCGGTCTTCTAGATGAGGCTTTATAAGACTGAAAGTTAACTCCTTCAAAAACGAACGGCAATTTAAAGCGGAGTTAGCTTCTCTCAAATTATATAGAACTGCGCTGTTGACTCCTGCCTGATCTAGCATTCCAAAAAATAGGCGCATAGGCCATCGCTTTGTAATTCGGCTTGTGCTGTAGCATTTACAAAGCTGGTCGAACGTATCTGTTCCTCCTTTAGTAGCATTATAAAATGCGACGATGTCTGGCTTGCCAATTTCTTCATTCATATGGCCTCTTTTGTGTAAGCTGGATAATAACAAAACCACCTTATTTCGTTTCGGGCTATACGACAATAAAGTCATTCCATCGGCGTAGGCGTACCTCACCGTGCCGGCAGCAGTTGATTGGAGGAAAGTCGATGGTATTTCAGGCTTATTTTTGCGCAACGTGCCAACCATACTCAAGGAATAATTGTGCTTCATTTCTCTTACAATATTGACAGACATAAACCAGTTATCACAGGTAATATTGCGTCCAGTATTACGTATAGTCTCAgtcaatttctttatgtaaTAACTGGGCACTGTATCTCCTGCGGCTGTTTCTATCCGTCCAACATAAGGTTCGGCATCTATCGTATACGATGTCTGCACGTCGTTGcaactaacaatttttataccatATTTGTCCGGTTTATTGGCAATGTACACTTGCGCTGCAAAACGGCCACGAAACCCCAGAAGTTGTTCGTCGATGGTGCAATTAGTAGAGGGCGAATAATACTTCTTGCAATTTACAATAAATGCGTCCCATAGTTCTTTTATGGGGGCTAAAGCATGTTCTGTTCTTCTTACATTTCGACTATTCTTCTCGTCGAACCGAAGGTTTTGCAAGAGGTATTGAAATCGACGTTCTGGCATTACAGCTCTGTATAAATTATATCCAAATTGAGGACTCCATAGATCCTCTAAATTTGTGTGGTTGTGTTTTTCCATGCCGGTAAAATACAGCAATCCGATTAAAGCTTTTAGCTCGACTATATCTGTATTTCGGCAAAATGATGCGTTTTGATTTTCAATGTTCACTCGGTTTCTCTCGATTTCTTCATTCGTATGCTGAATAATCATTTCAAGCATTTCGGGAGTAAATAATAGGGTCCAAGCTTCCAATGGTGTTGAGACATTCTTTGCTTCTTCCCTCGCTGAGGGCAAGTAAACGTGAAATGAACGGCGTCCCCGGGATTCAGGTGCGATCGTGGACcacttgaaattattttt
Proteins encoded:
- the LOC139431801 gene encoding piggyBac transposable element-derived protein 4-like, encoding MGERNGNQVMYYLRDRRLDVCYDEESDNDVDGEEVHEEIADEQDADEDSDFDELRRRQVDEIEENIQPRLGRPRSVIKGKNNFKWSTIAPESRGRRSFHVYLPSAREEAKNVSTPLEAWTLLFTPEMLEMIIQHTNEEIERNRVNIENQNASFCRNTDIVELKALIGLLYFTGMEKHNHTNLEDLWSPQFGYNLYRAVMPERRFQYLLQNLRFDEKNSRNVRRTEHALAPIKELWDAFIVNCKKYYSPSTNCTIDEQLLGFRGRFAAQVYIANKPDKYGIKIVSCNDVQTSYTIDAEPYVGRIETAAGDTVPSYYIKKLTETIRNTGRNITCDNWFMSVNIVREMKHNYSLSMVGTLRKNKPEIPSTFLQSTAAGTVRYAYADGMTLLSYSPKRNKVVLLLSSLHKRGHMNEEIGKPDIVAFYNATKGGTDTFDQLCKCYSTSRITKRWPMRLFFGMLDQAGVNSAVLYNLREANSALNCRSFLKELTFSLIKPHLEDRLRKSTLRRSVRTLVSEVLEVNEHRSNETGRLQKRKRCSVCSWRDNKKTLYSCASCGSPVCDDHRTHFCHNCA